In Lachnospiraceae bacterium, one DNA window encodes the following:
- a CDS encoding NlpC/P60 family protein produces MNTWKKLLIISGMCSLAGVIPAFASTNLETGSSLAGISVALNNYYAGNTQPEKKLASSYDQLEATAKNNSSVTKAAAETKAAASATSNTKAETKAQTSSGAKAETKAAAPKETKAAASQTKAASSYDNIAVSKVSGSVNIRTEANTTSSVTGKIYNDCAATILDTVEGEGGKWYKIQSGSVTGYIKSEYFVTGQKAETKAKEVGKTYGTVVDTTSLRLRESPDLTSKTLTLLSEGAQYSVVGQEGDFLKVSVDTDLEGYVFKDYMKTSVEFNKAVSVEEEKAKEEDEAKRKEEADKAIKELEAAKKAESKAAQTKAGTTASKKETEAAKTETTAAPKAETQKETAKETEAAVKVIAANPEKAEDVTVAAPTVKQETKAETKIETKAETKAETIVEAKTETKPEGPGTKKETSSSKSTESSSVETASRTALIAYAQQFLGNPYVYGGTSLTKGADCSGFVMSVFSHFGISTGRSSRDQAARGKTIPVSEVKPGDLLFYASGSYINHVGIYVGNGKIIHSSTPATGICYTPSNYRTPCKAVTFFD; encoded by the coding sequence ATGAACACATGGAAAAAATTACTGATCATCAGTGGAATGTGCAGTCTTGCAGGTGTGATACCGGCTTTTGCATCCACAAATCTGGAAACAGGTTCCTCTCTTGCAGGAATTTCCGTAGCACTTAACAATTATTATGCAGGAAATACACAGCCTGAAAAGAAACTGGCATCTTCCTACGATCAGTTAGAGGCAACAGCAAAGAATAACAGCAGCGTGACAAAAGCGGCAGCAGAGACAAAAGCCGCAGCATCAGCAACTTCAAATACAAAGGCAGAAACGAAAGCCCAGACATCTTCCGGAGCCAAAGCAGAGACAAAAGCAGCAGCCCCAAAGGAAACAAAAGCAGCTGCTTCACAGACAAAGGCGGCATCCTCCTATGATAATATTGCAGTATCCAAAGTAAGCGGATCTGTTAATATCCGTACAGAGGCTAATACCACCAGTTCCGTTACAGGAAAGATATACAATGATTGTGCAGCTACCATTTTGGACACAGTAGAAGGGGAAGGCGGAAAATGGTATAAGATCCAGTCTGGTTCTGTAACCGGCTATATTAAATCCGAATATTTTGTTACAGGGCAGAAGGCAGAGACCAAGGCAAAAGAAGTAGGAAAGACCTATGGAACTGTAGTAGATACTACAAGCCTTCGTTTAAGGGAAAGTCCGGATCTGACCAGCAAAACCCTGACTCTTTTATCAGAAGGAGCCCAGTATTCCGTTGTAGGCCAGGAAGGTGATTTCTTAAAAGTATCTGTAGACACAGACCTGGAAGGCTATGTATTCAAAGACTACATGAAGACCAGCGTGGAATTTAATAAAGCTGTTTCAGTAGAGGAAGAAAAGGCGAAAGAAGAAGATGAGGCCAAACGCAAAGAAGAAGCGGATAAGGCTATAAAAGAATTAGAAGCTGCAAAGAAAGCGGAAAGCAAGGCAGCACAGACAAAAGCCGGAACAACAGCATCAAAGAAAGAAACAGAAGCTGCAAAGACCGAAACAACGGCTGCTCCAAAAGCAGAGACCCAGAAAGAAACTGCAAAAGAGACAGAAGCAGCGGTCAAAGTCATTGCAGCCAATCCTGAAAAGGCGGAGGATGTGACAGTGGCAGCCCCAACTGTAAAACAGGAAACAAAAGCAGAAACTAAGATAGAGACAAAAGCGGAAACAAAAGCAGAAACCATAGTAGAAGCAAAAACAGAGACCAAACCGGAAGGTCCTGGTACAAAGAAGGAGACAAGCTCTTCTAAGAGTACCGAAAGCTCTTCCGTAGAAACAGCCTCCAGAACTGCCCTGATCGCTTATGCACAGCAGTTTTTAGGAAATCCATATGTATATGGAGGTACCAGTCTGACCAAAGGTGCTGACTGTTCCGGTTTCGTTATGAGTGTATTCTCTCATTTCGGTATCAGTACAGGCCGAAGCTCCAGAGACCAGGCGGCCAGAGGAAAGACGATCCCAGTCAGCGAAGTAAAGCCGGGAGATCTGTTATTCTATGCCAGCGGAAGCTATATCAACCATGTAGGTATTTATGTAGGAAATGGAAAGATCATCCACTCCAGTACACCTGCAACAGGTATCTGTTACACACCATCAAATTACAGAACACCTTGCAAGGCAGTTACATTTTTTGACTGA
- the trxB gene encoding thioredoxin-disulfide reductase, protein MTSHIYDLIIIGSGPAGLAAAVYAQRACLDTLVIEQSTVSGGQILNTYEVDNYPGYPGISGYELGMKLREHADKLGAHFKEDTVLKIEDKGPKEVKRVIGMNATYEARALILATGASHKKLGIPGETELAGAGVSYCATCDGAFFRNRTVAVIGGGDVAVEDAVFLSRMCSKVYLIHRRGELRAAKSLQNQLFSKENVEILWNMQAQAIEGNGTVERLILSENGTRKKKELSVQGVFIAVGIQPETKAFEGIVDMEQGYIKAEEEGITSVPGIFAAGDARTKKLRQIVTAAADGANAVTSAEQYLSDLKRG, encoded by the coding sequence ATGACATCACATATCTATGATCTGATCATAATCGGTTCAGGACCGGCCGGGCTTGCAGCAGCTGTATATGCCCAGAGAGCCTGTCTGGACACTCTGGTAATCGAACAATCTACGGTAAGCGGCGGACAGATATTAAATACCTATGAAGTGGATAATTATCCCGGATATCCCGGTATCAGCGGTTATGAGCTGGGAATGAAGCTGCGGGAACATGCAGATAAGCTGGGGGCACATTTTAAAGAAGATACGGTTTTAAAAATAGAGGATAAAGGCCCGAAAGAAGTGAAAAGGGTCATTGGAATGAATGCGACCTATGAAGCCAGGGCACTGATCCTTGCAACAGGGGCATCTCATAAAAAACTGGGGATCCCAGGGGAAACAGAACTGGCAGGAGCTGGTGTTTCTTACTGCGCTACCTGTGATGGTGCATTTTTCAGAAACAGGACCGTTGCTGTGATCGGTGGCGGTGATGTGGCAGTAGAAGATGCTGTTTTCCTGTCCCGTATGTGCAGCAAGGTATACCTGATACACAGGCGGGGAGAACTCCGGGCAGCAAAAAGCCTTCAAAACCAGTTGTTTTCAAAGGAAAATGTAGAAATCCTCTGGAATATGCAGGCTCAGGCCATAGAAGGAAACGGTACAGTAGAACGTCTGATCCTTTCAGAGAATGGTACAAGGAAAAAGAAAGAACTTTCCGTTCAAGGTGTGTTTATTGCTGTAGGAATACAGCCGGAAACAAAGGCTTTTGAAGGGATTGTGGATATGGAACAGGGCTATATCAAAGCAGAGGAAGAAGGGATTACTTCTGTGCCTGGTATTTTCGCAGCAGGAGATGCAAGAACCAAGAAACTACGGCAGATCGTTACAGCAGCGGCAGATGGAGCTAATGCAGTGACCAGTGCAGAGCAGTATCTGTCAGACTTAAAGAGAGGATAA
- a CDS encoding IS1634 family transposase has protein sequence MAYFLKKTNNKKGTYLQIYSSFYDPERRHTAHKAYKPIGYVHELQAKGIDDPISFYKEEVIRLNQEANAAKAAKKAKQISDDSPEKLIGYFPMKNINDKLSVKKYIDLMQTATDFRFNVFDMISALVYARLVQPCSKSKTYDEVIPKLFESYDFSLNQLYDGLEYIGCEYEKIIEIYNHQIQQMYQFDTSHTYFDCTNFYFEIDREDDFRKKGPSKENRKEPIVGLGLLLDANQIPIGMKLFPGNQSEKPVIRNIIDDLKKRNSVSGRTIQIADKGLNCAENIFHALKNGDGYIFSKSVKMLPETEKTWVLLPNNYRDVKNAAGETLYRIKECVDEFEYKFTESETGSLKKFRITEKRIVTFNPKLAKKQIYEINKEVEKARLLKASQAKKSEYGDSAKYVIFTAADKKGNDTDGKVKVTMNEELIQKSLELAGYNMLVTSEISMKDKDVYNAYHNLWRIEESFRIMKSQLDARPVYLQKQDTIVGHFLICYLAVLLTRLLQFKILKNGYSSEELFEFVRDFRVAKISDRKYINLSHGTSFIRELSELCSLPLTSYFLNEGDIKKMLSHRF, from the coding sequence ATGGCATATTTTCTTAAAAAAACTAACAACAAAAAAGGTACTTATCTTCAGATTTATTCAAGCTTTTACGATCCTGAACGCAGGCATACTGCCCACAAGGCTTATAAACCTATTGGTTATGTTCATGAGCTTCAGGCAAAGGGCATTGACGATCCTATCTCCTTCTACAAAGAAGAAGTTATCAGACTGAACCAGGAAGCAAATGCTGCAAAAGCCGCAAAAAAAGCGAAGCAGATTTCAGATGATTCGCCGGAAAAACTCATTGGCTATTTCCCGATGAAAAACATTAACGACAAGCTTTCTGTCAAAAAGTATATTGATCTCATGCAGACCGCTACTGACTTCCGCTTTAATGTTTTTGACATGATCTCTGCCCTTGTTTACGCAAGGCTTGTCCAGCCATGTTCAAAATCAAAGACTTATGACGAAGTGATTCCAAAGCTTTTTGAATCCTACGATTTTTCTTTAAACCAGCTCTATGACGGGCTGGAGTATATCGGTTGCGAATACGAAAAGATCATTGAAATCTACAATCATCAGATCCAACAGATGTATCAGTTTGATACCTCTCATACTTACTTTGACTGCACTAACTTTTACTTTGAGATCGACAGGGAAGATGATTTCCGGAAAAAAGGACCTTCCAAGGAAAACAGAAAAGAACCGATTGTTGGTCTGGGACTCCTGCTTGATGCAAATCAGATTCCCATCGGCATGAAGCTGTTTCCGGGCAATCAGAGTGAAAAGCCGGTGATCAGAAATATCATTGATGATTTGAAAAAGAGAAACTCTGTGTCCGGCAGAACCATACAGATCGCCGACAAAGGGTTGAATTGTGCTGAAAATATCTTCCATGCGCTCAAAAATGGGGATGGATATATTTTCTCTAAGTCCGTAAAGATGCTTCCGGAAACGGAAAAGACCTGGGTACTGCTCCCTAATAATTACAGGGATGTAAAAAATGCTGCCGGGGAGACTTTGTATCGCATTAAGGAATGTGTAGATGAATTTGAATATAAATTTACCGAGTCTGAAACAGGCTCTTTAAAAAAGTTCCGGATCACAGAAAAAAGGATTGTTACTTTCAATCCAAAACTTGCCAAAAAACAGATCTACGAAATTAATAAAGAAGTTGAAAAAGCAAGGCTTCTGAAAGCTTCGCAGGCTAAAAAATCCGAGTATGGTGATTCTGCAAAATATGTCATTTTTACTGCTGCAGATAAAAAGGGCAACGACACAGATGGTAAAGTAAAAGTCACCATGAATGAGGAACTCATTCAAAAATCCCTGGAGCTTGCCGGATACAACATGCTGGTCACTTCCGAGATTTCCATGAAAGATAAGGATGTCTACAATGCATACCACAATCTCTGGAGAATAGAAGAATCCTTCCGGATCATGAAGTCACAGCTGGATGCCAGACCGGTATACTTGCAAAAACAGGATACCATTGTTGGACATTTTTTAATCTGCTATCTGGCCGTATTACTGACAAGATTACTGCAGTTCAAGATATTAAAAAATGGTTATAGTTCCGAAGAGCTGTTTGAATTCGTACGTGACTTCAGAGTTGCCAAAATATCAGACAGAAAATATATAAATCTATCGCATGGTACATCATTTATCAGGGAATTGTCAGAGCTGTGCAGCTTACCACTGACATCGTATTTTTTGAACGAAGGAGACATCAAAAAAATGCTAAGCCACAGGTTTTAA
- the fabG gene encoding 3-oxoacyl-ACP reductase FabG produces the protein MSRKTVLVTGASRGIGKAIAIKFARKGYNVAISCIRNEDRLMQTKKEIENYQVPCLAYMGDMGDMACCKELFAKIKKLFGGIDVLVNNAGVSYIGLLQDMSSEDWDKILHMNLTSVFNCCKLAIPYMVHQKQGKIINISSVWGVAGASCEAAYSATKGGINALTRALAKELGPSNIQVNAIACGAIDTEMNQWMEEDELIALVDEIPAGRLGKAEEVADLAYHLGYKESYLTGQIIGLDGGWI, from the coding sequence ATGTCAAGAAAAACTGTACTTGTGACCGGCGCTTCCCGTGGTATCGGAAAAGCCATTGCCATTAAATTTGCCCGGAAAGGCTATAATGTAGCCATCAGCTGCATCCGCAATGAAGACCGCCTGATGCAGACAAAAAAAGAAATTGAGAATTATCAGGTACCTTGTCTTGCCTATATGGGAGATATGGGGGATATGGCTTGCTGCAAAGAATTGTTCGCAAAGATAAAGAAACTGTTTGGAGGTATAGATGTACTGGTAAATAATGCCGGTGTTTCCTACATCGGACTGCTTCAGGATATGAGCAGTGAAGACTGGGATAAAATTCTCCATATGAATTTAACTTCTGTTTTTAACTGCTGCAAATTGGCGATCCCTTATATGGTACACCAAAAACAGGGAAAGATCATCAATATCTCCTCTGTATGGGGTGTTGCAGGAGCTTCCTGTGAAGCAGCTTACTCTGCAACCAAAGGCGGCATCAACGCTCTGACCCGTGCTCTTGCCAAAGAACTGGGGCCAAGCAACATTCAGGTCAATGCTATTGCCTGCGGCGCCATTGACACAGAAATGAACCAGTGGATGGAAGAAGACGAACTGATCGCACTGGTAGATGAGATACCGGCAGGACGCCTTGGAAAAGCAGAAGAAGTAGCTGATCTGGCTTATCATCTTGGTTATAAAGAATCCTATCTTACAGGACAGATCATTGGGTTGGATGGGGGGTGGATTTAA
- a CDS encoding IS1182 family transposase has product MAYIVGTDRNQSRMITASLDDLIDKDNSVRAIDAYVNSLNLLELGFTEYNGTNRGQSPYRRSDLLKLHIYGYLNKIRSSRALEIECKRNLELMWLINAITPDHGTIAGFVKENRKAFHNTLQQLTLILKGWGLIDGKLMAIDGTKIRAQNSKHNCITQSGLDKKIAYADERINSYLMAIEKETPVDSEYKDKLETYQKLKEEYLCQKKELSEKGLEQKSLTDPDSRRMKNNGSLDICYNVQSVVDSQNHFVVDISTTNDINDQNQLHVMAKNAKKLLDIEECTVIADTGYYNATEIKNCIDDGMTVYIKKSKANNSTKNNEFRKEKFTYNSENDTYTCPAGERLLFFENTSKNGLRYKKYKCTSCSTCKYHNSCTSSKTGRTLQRWEYENILADVHKSTLENNNVYRQRRCIVEHPFGTVKRSLGYSFFLRRKKENVDAEAASMFIAYNFKRLLSLFSTQELIKKFE; this is encoded by the coding sequence ATGGCATATATTGTTGGAACAGACAGAAATCAATCCAGAATGATTACTGCATCGTTAGATGATCTAATTGATAAAGATAATTCGGTTCGCGCAATTGATGCCTATGTTAATTCATTAAATTTACTCGAACTGGGTTTTACAGAATACAATGGGACTAATAGAGGACAATCTCCATATCGTCGTTCCGATTTGTTGAAACTGCACATTTACGGATATTTAAATAAAATCAGATCGAGCAGAGCTCTGGAAATAGAGTGTAAACGAAACCTTGAACTCATGTGGTTGATCAACGCAATAACACCAGATCATGGAACTATCGCTGGCTTTGTAAAAGAGAATAGAAAAGCGTTTCATAACACATTGCAGCAATTGACACTTATCCTTAAAGGATGGGGATTGATCGATGGAAAGCTAATGGCAATTGACGGCACTAAAATTCGTGCGCAAAACAGCAAGCACAATTGTATCACCCAAAGCGGTTTGGATAAAAAAATTGCTTATGCTGATGAGAGAATAAATTCGTATCTTATGGCTATCGAAAAAGAAACTCCTGTTGATTCTGAATATAAAGATAAGTTGGAAACCTATCAGAAGCTAAAAGAAGAATACTTGTGCCAAAAGAAGGAACTTTCAGAAAAAGGGTTAGAACAAAAAAGTCTTACCGATCCTGATTCCAGGCGAATGAAAAATAACGGGTCTTTGGATATTTGTTACAATGTACAGTCTGTAGTTGATTCACAAAATCATTTTGTCGTAGATATATCTACAACAAATGATATCAATGACCAAAATCAGCTTCATGTCATGGCTAAGAACGCAAAAAAGCTTTTAGATATCGAGGAATGTACTGTCATCGCTGATACCGGCTATTATAATGCGACTGAAATTAAAAACTGTATTGATGATGGTATGACTGTATATATCAAAAAATCAAAAGCCAATAATAGTACAAAGAACAATGAATTTCGTAAAGAAAAATTCACCTATAACTCGGAAAATGATACATACACTTGCCCAGCAGGTGAACGATTATTATTTTTTGAAAACACGTCAAAGAATGGATTGAGATATAAAAAATATAAGTGTACATCCTGTTCTACGTGTAAATACCATAATAGTTGTACATCATCTAAAACTGGAAGGACGCTTCAACGTTGGGAATATGAAAATATCCTTGCTGATGTTCATAAATCAACATTGGAAAACAACAACGTTTATAGACAGAGACGATGCATCGTAGAACATCCATTTGGAACGGTCAAACGCTCTTTGGGGTATAGTTTCTTTCTTAGGCGTAAAAAGGAAAATGTTGATGCTGAAGCAGCATCCATGTTTATCGCTTATAATTTTAAGCGATTATTAAGTTTGTTCTCGACACAGGAATTGATTAAAAAATTTGAATAG
- a CDS encoding IS91 family transposase — MFFIIFIHHFYSSFESTHDISPAQRKAAYHIMNCKTGAFGVNVSVCEDCGCISVHYNSCRDRCCPMCQEFPKEKWVDVRREDILDAPYFHVVFTVPEELNPIIYSNQKFLYTALYHAASDTLSELAADCKYLGTDIGYICILHTWGSTMNFHPHIHAIVLGGGLDVKNHWKYNGKEFFLPIKVIFKKFREKYMAELKQLWENDRLEFHGSAAPYKNYYTFKELLNTCYTKEWIPYCKKPFDGAESVIRYLGKYTHRIAISNYRIKDMTESTVTFSAKDYKNQGHWKEITISGEEFIRRFLMHVPPKRFVRIRHYGLLSSRNKKKKITLCRNILGCKKYISKLKDMDAPAIIRLLYDKDICKCSSCGGKIIPLPTEQHFIKPKPHMLC, encoded by the coding sequence ATGTTTTTCATCATTTTTATTCATCATTTTTATTCATCATTTGAATCCACACATGATATTTCTCCCGCTCAGAGAAAAGCCGCTTACCACATCATGAATTGCAAAACCGGCGCCTTTGGTGTGAATGTAAGCGTATGCGAGGACTGCGGTTGCATATCAGTCCACTATAACTCCTGCCGTGACAGATGCTGTCCTATGTGTCAGGAGTTTCCAAAAGAAAAGTGGGTAGATGTACGGCGTGAGGATATCTTAGATGCTCCTTATTTCCATGTAGTTTTTACAGTTCCAGAAGAACTTAATCCCATTATCTACAGCAACCAGAAATTCTTATACACTGCGCTTTATCATGCGGCTTCAGATACTCTTAGTGAACTTGCTGCTGATTGTAAATATCTTGGGACTGATATCGGCTATATCTGTATCCTCCATACATGGGGAAGCACCATGAATTTTCATCCTCATATCCATGCGATTGTTCTTGGTGGAGGGCTGGATGTGAAAAATCATTGGAAATACAACGGGAAAGAGTTTTTTCTTCCGATTAAGGTGATCTTCAAAAAATTTCGTGAAAAATACATGGCTGAACTTAAGCAGCTCTGGGAAAATGACAGGCTTGAATTTCATGGATCGGCTGCACCTTACAAAAACTACTATACTTTCAAGGAATTGTTAAATACCTGCTATACAAAGGAATGGATTCCTTATTGCAAGAAACCATTTGACGGTGCCGAATCTGTCATCAGATACCTTGGAAAATACACCCACCGGATTGCTATCAGCAACTACCGTATCAAAGACATGACAGAATCTACAGTTACTTTTTCCGCTAAAGATTACAAAAACCAAGGGCATTGGAAAGAGATCACCATATCCGGCGAGGAATTTATCCGTCGATTTTTAATGCATGTTCCTCCAAAACGTTTTGTACGTATCAGGCACTATGGTCTTCTTTCATCCAGAAATAAGAAGAAAAAGATTACCCTATGCAGAAACATCCTTGGTTGCAAAAAATATATTTCCAAGCTAAAAGATATGGATGCACCTGCCATTATCCGTCTTCTTTATGATAAAGATATATGCAAGTGCTCTTCCTGTGGTGGTAAGATTATTCCTCTGCCTACAGAACAACATTTTATAAAACCAAAACCACATATGCTCTGTTAA
- a CDS encoding SIS domain-containing protein — MRDLHASQIKAAVEAVKARKEVNEVYFVACGGSQAVLMAGQYMFDKESSIPSHVYTANEFVYDTPKRLNENSVVISCSHSGNTPETVEATKLARSKGALTICLSNLEGSPLWEAAEYPVHYDWGKEVSDSDKNKGILYGLLFSLLSVLAPDAKWDVCLKELEKLTDLSAQAKAQYDAQAKAWAKRNKREKTIYTIGSGINYGEVYSTAMCWFMEMQWINSGCIHSGEYFHGPFEVTDYDVPFMLVKSIGHTRHLDERVENFAKKFTEDLLVLDQKDLDLSTVADEAKPYVAAILTGVVIRHFVEAIAFERGHSLDVRRYMWQMQY; from the coding sequence ATGAGAGACTTACATGCATCACAGATTAAGGCCGCAGTTGAGGCAGTGAAAGCCAGAAAGGAGGTCAATGAGGTTTATTTCGTCGCTTGTGGCGGATCCCAGGCAGTGCTTATGGCTGGACAGTATATGTTCGATAAGGAGAGTTCGATCCCTTCCCACGTATACACCGCGAACGAGTTCGTATATGATACGCCGAAGCGTCTCAATGAGAACTCCGTCGTGATTTCCTGCTCACATTCCGGAAACACACCGGAGACCGTAGAGGCAACGAAGCTTGCACGTTCCAAGGGCGCCCTTACGATCTGCTTATCCAACCTCGAGGGTTCTCCACTCTGGGAGGCAGCAGAGTATCCTGTTCACTATGACTGGGGTAAGGAAGTAAGCGATTCTGATAAGAATAAGGGTATCCTTTACGGCTTACTTTTCAGCCTTCTTTCCGTACTCGCTCCAGATGCGAAGTGGGATGTATGCCTGAAGGAGCTCGAGAAGCTGACCGATCTTTCTGCACAGGCGAAGGCACAGTACGATGCACAGGCGAAGGCATGGGCGAAGCGCAACAAGCGTGAGAAGACCATCTACACCATCGGCAGCGGCATCAACTATGGTGAGGTTTACTCCACCGCGATGTGCTGGTTCATGGAGATGCAGTGGATCAACTCCGGATGCATCCACTCCGGTGAGTACTTCCATGGCCCGTTCGAGGTAACCGATTATGATGTTCCATTCATGCTTGTAAAGTCCATCGGTCACACCAGACACCTCGATGAGCGTGTAGAGAACTTCGCAAAGAAGTTTACAGAGGATCTGCTCGTACTCGATCAGAAGGATCTCGATCTTTCTACGGTAGCTGATGAGGCGAAGCCATATGTTGCAGCCATCCTTACCGGCGTGGTGATCCGTCACTTCGTAGAGGCGATCGCCTTCGAGCGTGGTCACTCACTCGATGTTCGTCGTTATATGTGGCAGATGCAGTACTAA
- the ltrA gene encoding group II intron reverse transcriptase/maturase, translating into MNTSSLMEQILSSDNLNRAYLQVVRNKGAEGVDGMKYTELKEHLVKNGEIIKEQLRTRKYKPQPVRRVEIPKPDGGVRNLGVPTVTDRFVQQAIAQVLTPIYEEQFHAHSYGFRPNRCAQQAILTALDMMNDGNDWIVDIDLEKFFDTVNHDKLMTIIGRTIKDGDVISIVRKYLVSGIMIDDEYEDSIVGTPQGGNLSPLLANIMLNELDMEMETRGLNFVRYADDCIIMVRSEMSANRVMRNISRFIEEKLGLKVNMTKSKVDRPDGLKYLGFGFFFDTQAQQYKARPHAKSIAKLKTKMKWLTRRNWSVSNRYKIEKLNQLTRGWINYFGIGYMKWLCKDMDALIRRRLRMCIWVHWKTPQNRAKNLIKLGMYSKKAYAIAYSGARVARLSEGALNYVITNKRLASFGLVSMYDYYTERFVKC; encoded by the coding sequence ATGAACACAAGTAGTCTAATGGAGCAGATACTTTCTAGCGATAACCTCAACAGAGCATATCTGCAAGTCGTACGAAATAAAGGTGCAGAGGGTGTGGACGGAATGAAATACACAGAACTTAAAGAACACCTTGTAAAGAACGGCGAAATCATCAAGGAACAGTTGAGGACAAGAAAGTATAAGCCTCAGCCAGTACGAAGAGTGGAGATACCAAAGCCTGATGGCGGTGTCAGAAACCTAGGAGTACCAACAGTAACAGACAGATTTGTACAACAGGCCATTGCACAGGTACTTACACCAATCTACGAGGAACAATTCCATGCCCACAGTTATGGATTTAGACCAAATAGATGTGCACAGCAAGCAATCCTAACAGCGTTAGACATGATGAATGATGGTAATGATTGGATTGTAGACATTGACTTGGAAAAGTTCTTTGACACAGTGAATCATGACAAACTTATGACCATTATCGGTAGAACTATCAAAGATGGAGACGTCATCTCTATCGTTAGAAAATATCTTGTCAGTGGAATCATGATTGACGATGAGTATGAGGATTCTATAGTGGGAACACCACAAGGTGGAAACCTTTCGCCTCTTCTGGCGAACATTATGCTGAATGAATTAGATATGGAAATGGAGACCAGAGGGCTAAACTTTGTACGTTACGCAGACGACTGTATCATTATGGTCAGAAGTGAAATGTCTGCCAATCGAGTTATGAGGAATATCTCACGATTTATTGAAGAGAAACTAGGACTTAAGGTTAACATGACTAAAAGCAAAGTAGACAGACCAGATGGACTTAAATATCTTGGTTTTGGATTCTTTTTCGACACGCAAGCACAACAATACAAGGCAAGACCACATGCAAAATCAATAGCTAAGCTCAAAACGAAAATGAAATGGCTCACGAGAAGAAACTGGAGTGTCAGCAATCGCTATAAGATTGAAAAGCTTAACCAGCTAACCCGTGGATGGATCAATTATTTCGGAATCGGTTATATGAAGTGGTTATGCAAAGATATGGATGCGCTAATTCGTAGAAGATTGCGTATGTGTATCTGGGTGCATTGGAAAACCCCACAAAATCGTGCGAAAAACCTAATAAAGTTAGGAATGTATAGTAAGAAGGCTTATGCAATAGCATACAGTGGTGCACGGGTAGCTCGTTTAAGTGAAGGTGCGCTAAACTATGTAATTACCAATAAGAGACTAGCCTCATTTGGCTTGGTCTCAATGTATGACTACTATACCGAGAGGTTTGTTAAATGTTAA
- the raiA gene encoding ribosome-associated translation inhibitor RaiA — MRYTITGRNIEVTPGLKAAVEKKIGKLEHFFTPDTEVIVALSAQKDQQKIEVTIPVKGNTIRAEESSTDMYVSIDLVEEIIERQIRRYKKKLIDKKQSALAFSQAFIEDEEDTSYEDDIQIVKTKKFAMKPVNPEEACLQMEMLGHTFFVFLNSETEQVNVVYKRKNGTYGLIEPEF; from the coding sequence ATGCGTTATACCATAACAGGACGAAATATTGAGGTAACTCCAGGTTTGAAAGCAGCCGTTGAAAAGAAGATCGGAAAGCTGGAACACTTTTTCACTCCTGACACCGAAGTGATCGTAGCGCTCAGCGCCCAGAAAGACCAACAGAAAATTGAGGTGACCATTCCAGTTAAAGGTAATACCATCCGTGCTGAAGAAAGCAGCACCGATATGTATGTATCCATTGATCTGGTAGAAGAGATCATCGAGCGCCAGATCCGCAGATATAAAAAGAAACTCATCGACAAGAAGCAGAGTGCACTTGCATTCTCCCAGGCTTTTATCGAGGATGAGGAAGATACTTCTTATGAAGATGATATCCAGATCGTTAAGACCAAAAAATTTGCTATGAAGCCAGTAAATCCTGAAGAAGCATGCCTTCAGATGGAGATGTTAGGACATACTTTCTTCGTATTCCTCAACTCCGAAACAGAACAGGTAAATGTAGTGTACAAGCGTAAAAATGGTACATATGGACTGATCGAGCCTGAATTCTAA